From the genome of Oxyura jamaicensis isolate SHBP4307 breed ruddy duck chromosome 2, BPBGC_Ojam_1.0, whole genome shotgun sequence, one region includes:
- the ASB10 gene encoding ankyrin repeat and SOCS box protein 10 isoform X2 codes for MGSLTGGRDEHQEPICTRKATGPVQAYWQALLAGDRGTVAEVLSSPQHQLSPSAVFDTSNLEEWKNYRFNFRRLRLWSLSYEQELTTPLHITASRGYTDCLRLLLLRGAAVNFAPGGKTALHEACAAASTDCVSLLLSFGADPEAVSEDGYKPMHLCKSPDSIECVQQLLQHGASVNSRTEEEYDTALHVAARHGLIDHVRLLLRHGAELEAKNEEGQTPLNAACAQPHQPQDMERYYRVCQLLVESGASINAADRDRQHPLHLACKNANAQVAELLLARGANVNIMNYSGNTALHNILQATAYKLDHHPERVVQALLNYGAIRIWPGSLLKVLRYCHACPRVIEVLMNSYDHVRVSADWVEAVPVEVVQKYPRFYQSLFSLEQRPRSLQHLARCALRTFLEGRLLPVLSQLHLPSTLHRFLMLSFEDVLY; via the exons ATGGGTAGCCTCACAGGCGGAAGGGATGAGCATCAGGAGCCCATCTGCACGCGGAAAGCAACGGGTCCTGTGCAGGCCTATTGGCAggccctgctggctggggaCCGGGGGACTGTGGCTGAGGTCCTCAGCAGCCCTCAGCACCAGCTGAGTCCCAGTGCGGTGTTTGACACCAGCAACCTGGAAGAGTGGAAGAACTACCGCTTCAATTTCCGCCGGCTGA gactgTGGTCTCTGAGCTATGAGCAGGAGCTCACCACGCCACTGCACATCACAGCCAGCCGGGGCTACACAGATTGCCTGCGGCTCCTACTGCTCAGGGGCGCTGCCGTCAACTTTGCACCAGGGGGTAAGACTGCCCTGCATGAGGCTTGCGCAGCAGCCAGTACTGACTGCGTGAGCCTGCTGCTCAGCTTTGGTGCTGACCCTGAAGCTGTCTCTGAGGATGGCTACAAGCCCATGCATCTCTGCAAGAGCCCAGACTCCATCGA GTGtgtccagcagctgctgcagcatggTGCCAGTGTGAACAGTCGGACGGAAGAGGAGTATGATACCGCACTGCACGTGGCAGCACGGCATGGCCTAATAGACCATGTCCGTCTGCTGCTGCGCcatggggcagagctggaggcaaAGAATGAGGAGGGGCAGACACCACTCAATGCTGCCTGTGCtcagccccaccagccccaggacaTGGAGCGCTACTACAGGGtctgccagctgctggtggAAAGTGGTGCTAGCATCAACGCTGCAGACAGGGACCGTCAGCACCCACTTCACTTGGCCTGCAAGAATGCCAATGCTCAAGTAGCAGAGTTACTGCTGGCCCGGGGCGCAAACGTCAACATCATGAACTACAGTGGGAACACGGCACTGCACAATATCCTGCAAGCAACTGCCTACAAGCTAGATCACCATCCGGAGCGTGTGGTGCAAGCCCTGCTCAACTATGGTGCCATCCGCATCTGGCCTGGCTCCCTCCTCAAG GTGCTGCGGTACTGCCACGCCTGCCCGCGTGTCATCGAGGTCCTGATGAACAGCTATGACCACGTGCGTGTCTCCGCAGACTGGGTGGAGGCGGTTCCAGTGGAGGTCGTGCAG AAATACCCACGTTTCTACCAGTCGCTTTTCTCGCTGGAGCAAAGACCCCGCTCCTTGCAGCACCTGGCTCGCTGTGCACTCAGGACCTTCCTGGAGGGCCGTTTGCTTCCAGTCCTGTCCCAGCTGCACCTGCCAAGCACCTTGCACCGGTTCCTGATGCTCAGCTTTGAGGATGTTCTCTACTGA
- the ASB10 gene encoding ankyrin repeat and SOCS box protein 10 isoform X1: MTDCTFPFTSATQRSVQMDEEQLDQWKSSQQVRPRYHHRECSLSPAGQRYLRSRTEPLECRDLLIQNALFTGDLERVQKYFSRNAAVNLIIETKGDELRWTSRKFGLWSLSYEQELTTPLHITASRGYTDCLRLLLLRGAAVNFAPGGKTALHEACAAASTDCVSLLLSFGADPEAVSEDGYKPMHLCKSPDSIECVQQLLQHGASVNSRTEEEYDTALHVAARHGLIDHVRLLLRHGAELEAKNEEGQTPLNAACAQPHQPQDMERYYRVCQLLVESGASINAADRDRQHPLHLACKNANAQVAELLLARGANVNIMNYSGNTALHNILQATAYKLDHHPERVVQALLNYGAIRIWPGSLLKVLRYCHACPRVIEVLMNSYDHVRVSADWVEAVPVEVVQKYPRFYQSLFSLEQRPRSLQHLARCALRTFLEGRLLPVLSQLHLPSTLHRFLMLSFEDVLY, from the exons ATGACGGACTGCACCTTTCCCTTCACCTCTGCCACACAACGCTCAGTGCAGATGGATGAGGAGCAGCTGGATCAGTGGAAGTCCTCTCAACAAGTAAGACCCCGGTACCACCACCGTGAGTGCAGCCTGAGCCCAGCTGGCCAGCGTTATCTGAGAAGCCGCACGGAGCCACTGGAGTGCCGGGACCTGCTCATCCAGAACGCGCTCTTCACTGGGGACCTGGAGAGGGTGCAGAAGTACTTCAGCAGGAACGCAGCTGTTAATCTCATCATTGAGACCAAGGGTGATGAGCTGCGCTGGACTAGTAGGAAATTTG gactgTGGTCTCTGAGCTATGAGCAGGAGCTCACCACGCCACTGCACATCACAGCCAGCCGGGGCTACACAGATTGCCTGCGGCTCCTACTGCTCAGGGGCGCTGCCGTCAACTTTGCACCAGGGGGTAAGACTGCCCTGCATGAGGCTTGCGCAGCAGCCAGTACTGACTGCGTGAGCCTGCTGCTCAGCTTTGGTGCTGACCCTGAAGCTGTCTCTGAGGATGGCTACAAGCCCATGCATCTCTGCAAGAGCCCAGACTCCATCGA GTGtgtccagcagctgctgcagcatggTGCCAGTGTGAACAGTCGGACGGAAGAGGAGTATGATACCGCACTGCACGTGGCAGCACGGCATGGCCTAATAGACCATGTCCGTCTGCTGCTGCGCcatggggcagagctggaggcaaAGAATGAGGAGGGGCAGACACCACTCAATGCTGCCTGTGCtcagccccaccagccccaggacaTGGAGCGCTACTACAGGGtctgccagctgctggtggAAAGTGGTGCTAGCATCAACGCTGCAGACAGGGACCGTCAGCACCCACTTCACTTGGCCTGCAAGAATGCCAATGCTCAAGTAGCAGAGTTACTGCTGGCCCGGGGCGCAAACGTCAACATCATGAACTACAGTGGGAACACGGCACTGCACAATATCCTGCAAGCAACTGCCTACAAGCTAGATCACCATCCGGAGCGTGTGGTGCAAGCCCTGCTCAACTATGGTGCCATCCGCATCTGGCCTGGCTCCCTCCTCAAG GTGCTGCGGTACTGCCACGCCTGCCCGCGTGTCATCGAGGTCCTGATGAACAGCTATGACCACGTGCGTGTCTCCGCAGACTGGGTGGAGGCGGTTCCAGTGGAGGTCGTGCAG AAATACCCACGTTTCTACCAGTCGCTTTTCTCGCTGGAGCAAAGACCCCGCTCCTTGCAGCACCTGGCTCGCTGTGCACTCAGGACCTTCCTGGAGGGCCGTTTGCTTCCAGTCCTGTCCCAGCTGCACCTGCCAAGCACCTTGCACCGGTTCCTGATGCTCAGCTTTGAGGATGTTCTCTACTGA